The genomic window CTCGGTGGGCAGCTTGAAGTGCGTGCGGACCGGGACGTCGTAAGCGAAGATCGGCTTGTCGATGGCGGCGTGGATGCCGCGGAAGTGGGTCTCGGTTTCCGCGGCATTGCCGATCGCGTAGTACATGGACGTGACAACGATCGCGTCGGCGCCGAGGTCCACTACCTTCCGCGCTTCTTCGATCACACGGTGGGTGGTTTGCTCGTTGGCCCCCACGATCAGGGGGACGGCTCCTGCGTTGGCATCGGCGATGGTGGAGACCACCAGCTCACGCTCGTCGTTGGTCAGGTAGGGCACTTCGCCGGAGGAGCCGAGGACGAAAAGTCCGGACACACCGCCGTCGATCAGGTGTTTGGTGACGTTCTTCAGCGACGCGGTGTCGATGCTGCCGTCGGCGTGGCGGGGGGTGATGACCGGGGGGATGACGCCCTGGAACTGAGTGGACACAGAATTCTCCGTTGTTTGTAGCTTGTGAAGGGAAAAACTAGATGTGGAGCAGGCTCGGCGCGGCGCCCAGCAGCTTCTTGGTGTAGTCGTTGCTCGGGTTGTCGAAGACCTGGCTGGCTGTGCCTTGCTCCACGATCTTGCCGAAGTACATGACGCAGATGCGGTCCGAGACGTAGCGGACGGTCTGGATGTCATGGGAAATGAAAACCATGCCCAGGTTCAGCTGCTTCTTCAGGTCGGACAGCAGGTTCAGGACCTGCGCGCGGACCGAGACGTCCAGGGCCGACGTCGGCTCGTCCGCCACGATGATGTCCGGGTCCAACGCGAGTGCGCGGGCGATCGCCACGCGCTGGCGCTGGCCGCCGGAGACCTGCGACGGCGTCACCTCGGCTGCCGATTCCGGCAAGCCAACCAGCGCCAACAGTTCCTTGACCTTGGCAGCGCGGGAGGCGGCGTTGCCGATGCCGTGGATCTGCAGGGGATCGGTGAGGATGTCCTGGATGGTCATACGCGGGTTCAATGCTGTTGCCGGGTCCTGGAAAACCACGGAGACGGACCTGCCAAACTGCTTGCGCATGGCCGCGTTCCGCTTGATGGCTGGCTTTCCGTGGAACAAGACCTCGCCCGACGTCGGCGGCTGGAGTCCCACAAGCACTGAAGCGAGCGTGGACTTGCCGCAGCCGGACTCACCCACGATGCCCACGGTTTCGCCACGGCTGATGGTGAAGTCCACGCCGTCCACGGCTTTGACGATGTTCGGCCGGAACAGCCCACCGGTCCGTGCGCGGTGGTAGACCTTGACGTCCTTGAGTTCGATGACCGGCTTAGGGTCTTGCTGGATTGAGAGGCTCATTTCGCGTCCTCCTTCAAGTGGCTTGCCCAGTAGTGGTCGGCATCGCCGCCGTTGACGGTGTCAACCGAAGAAACCTTGGTGAGGACCAGTGGCTGGTGGGGATCGGCGTCG from Arthrobacter sp. StoSoilB20 includes these protein-coding regions:
- a CDS encoding ATP-binding cassette domain-containing protein; this translates as MSLSIQQDPKPVIELKDVKVYHRARTGGLFRPNIVKAVDGVDFTISRGETVGIVGESGCGKSTLASVLVGLQPPTSGEVLFHGKPAIKRNAAMRKQFGRSVSVVFQDPATALNPRMTIQDILTDPLQIHGIGNAASRAAKVKELLALVGLPESAAEVTPSQVSGGQRQRVAIARALALDPDIIVADEPTSALDVSVRAQVLNLLSDLKKQLNLGMVFISHDIQTVRYVSDRICVMYFGKIVEQGTASQVFDNPSNDYTKKLLGAAPSLLHI